A part of Gossypium hirsutum isolate 1008001.06 chromosome A07, Gossypium_hirsutum_v2.1, whole genome shotgun sequence genomic DNA contains:
- the LOC107939429 gene encoding ubiquitin carboxyl-terminal hydrolase 19 isoform X2, with product MPSIPIDNDVSTCAVCSNPASKKCSRCKSVRYCSLTCQKVHWKDGHKTKCKVNSAQTANTKSFSGVALVPARGTSTISKKPTEVLFPYNEFVELFNWEKPGFRPCGLLNCGNSCFANVVLQCLASTRPLVAYLLEKGHRKECRRNDWCFLCELQTHIERSSQSHHPFSPTNILSRLPNIGGNLGYGRQEDAHEFMRFAIDTMQSVCLDEFGGEKAVDHSSQETTLIQHIFGGHLQSQVICTNCNKISNQCENMMDLTVEINGDASSLEECLDQFTVKEWLHGENMYKCDGCNDYVKAWKRLTIRWAPNILTIALKRFESGRFGKLNKRVSFPETLDLTSYMSGDGDDTNVYKLYAVVVHLDMLNASFFGHYICYTQDFNGNWYRIDDCKVMRVELAEVLSQVAYMLLYSRVSVRPSCLRTSGTQGNDEEKSIKALVEHCPKQQIQCLPENESITSSLSPSLSLNGSLHSEIPGLKVESSTGMNTDAHQDGDVVSLKSNSSLSEEVSFCENNSCLQIDSEVIRINGDDMDKVNSIAVRGNPENMDRISTLPCSTDMKGICRSDKDLFDATNSEDI from the exons ATGCCTTCCATCCCCATCGACAACGACGTCTCTACTTGCGCCGTTTGTTCCAATCCCGCCTCCAAGAAGTGCTCGCGGTGTAAATCTGTTCGTTATTG CTCCTTAACTTGCCAGAAGGTGCACTGGAAAGACGGGCATAAGACAAAGTGCAAAGTAAATTCAGCACAGACTGCTAACACAAAATCATTTTCAGGAGTTGCTTTGGTTCCTGCCCGCGGAACCTCTACAATCAGCAAGAAGCCAACAGAG GTTCTTTTCCCATATAATGAGTTTGTAGAACTTTTCAACTGGGAGAAACCAGGATTCCGTCCATGTGGACTATTAAATTGTGGAAATAG TTGCTTTGCCAATGTTGTTCTGCAGTGCCTTGCTTCTACTCGGCCTCTTGTTGCTTACCTGTTGGAGAAAGGGCATCGGAAAGAGT GCAGACGTAATGATTGGTGCTTTCTATGCGAACTTCAAACTCACATTGAAAGATCAAGCCAAAGTCATCATCCATTTTCACCAACTAATATTCTCTCACGGTTGCCTAATATTGGAGGTAATCTTGGTTATGGAAGACAGGAGGATGCTCATGAATTCATGAG GTTTGCTATTGATACAATGCAATCAGTCTGCCTTGATGAATTTGGTGGAGAAAAAGCAGTTGATCATAGCTCTCAAGAGACAACACTTATTCAGCACATATTTGGTGGTCATCTACAGTCGCAG GTGATTTGTACAAATTGCAATAAGATTTCAAATCAATGTGAAAATATGATggatttaactgttgaaattaaTGGAGATGCTTCATCGTTGGAGGAATGCCTTGATCAATTCACTGTTAAAGAGTGGCTTCATGGGGAAAATATGTACAAATGTGATGG TTGCAATGACTATGTCAAGGCATGGAAGCGGCTTACTATACGATGGGCTCCTAACATTCTTACAATTGCCTTAAAAAGATTTGAG AGTGGCCGGTTTGGGAAACTCAACAAAAGAGTTAGCTTTCCTGAGACATTAGATCTTACCTCTTACATGAGTGGGGATGGAGATGATACCAATGTGTACAAACTTTATGCAGTTGTTGTCCATTTGGATATGTTAAATGCATCCTTTTTTGGTCATTATATCTGCTATACCCAAGATTTCAATGGAAACTGGTATAGAATTGACGACTGTAAG GTTATGAGGGTTGAATTGGCAGAGGTCCTTTCTCAGGTTGCATATATGCTTTTATATAGCAG GGTTTCTGTACGCCCCTCATGTCTTAGAACTTCAGGAACTCAGGGGAATGATGAAGAGAAATCAATTAAAGCTTTAGTTGAACATTGTCCAAAGCAGCAAATTCAGTGCCTACCTGAAAATGAGTCCATCACTTCTAGTCTTTCTCCGTCCTTGTCATTGAATGGTAGTTTGCATTCAGAAATTCCTGGACTTAAAGTTGAGTCATCTACAGGAATGAATACTGATGCTCATCAGGATGGTGATGTGGTTAGTTTAAAGTCCAACTCCTCTCTTTCTGAGGAAGTTTCCTTCTGTGAAAACAATTCATGTTTACAGATTGATTCAGAAGTTATCCGAATAAATGGTGATGATATGGATAAGGTTAATTCTATAGCTGTGAGAGGAAATCCAGAGAATATGGATAGGATTAGTACTCTGCCATGTTCAACTGATATGAAGGGGATTTGCAGGTCTGACAAAGATCTATTTGATGCAACCAACTCCGAAGATATATAA
- the LOC107939429 gene encoding ubiquitin carboxyl-terminal hydrolase 19 isoform X1, producing MPSIPIDNDVSTCAVCSNPASKKCSRCKSVRYCSLTCQKVHWKDGHKTKCKVNSAQTANTKSFSGVALVPARGTSTISKKPTEVNPLNLFKTNRSKFKTHSFFFFFFFFFFFFFPFFQVLFPYNEFVELFNWEKPGFRPCGLLNCGNSCFANVVLQCLASTRPLVAYLLEKGHRKECRRNDWCFLCELQTHIERSSQSHHPFSPTNILSRLPNIGGNLGYGRQEDAHEFMRFAIDTMQSVCLDEFGGEKAVDHSSQETTLIQHIFGGHLQSQVICTNCNKISNQCENMMDLTVEINGDASSLEECLDQFTVKEWLHGENMYKCDGCNDYVKAWKRLTIRWAPNILTIALKRFESGRFGKLNKRVSFPETLDLTSYMSGDGDDTNVYKLYAVVVHLDMLNASFFGHYICYTQDFNGNWYRIDDCKVMRVELAEVLSQVAYMLLYSRVSVRPSCLRTSGTQGNDEEKSIKALVEHCPKQQIQCLPENESITSSLSPSLSLNGSLHSEIPGLKVESSTGMNTDAHQDGDVVSLKSNSSLSEEVSFCENNSCLQIDSEVIRINGDDMDKVNSIAVRGNPENMDRISTLPCSTDMKGICRSDKDLFDATNSEDI from the exons ATGCCTTCCATCCCCATCGACAACGACGTCTCTACTTGCGCCGTTTGTTCCAATCCCGCCTCCAAGAAGTGCTCGCGGTGTAAATCTGTTCGTTATTG CTCCTTAACTTGCCAGAAGGTGCACTGGAAAGACGGGCATAAGACAAAGTGCAAAGTAAATTCAGCACAGACTGCTAACACAAAATCATTTTCAGGAGTTGCTTTGGTTCCTGCCCGCGGAACCTCTACAATCAGCAAGAAGCCAACAGAGGTTAATCCTTTGAACCTCTTTAAAACCAATAGAAGTAAATTTAAAAcgcattctttcttcttcttcttcttctttttcttcttttttttttttcccttttttcagGTTCTTTTCCCATATAATGAGTTTGTAGAACTTTTCAACTGGGAGAAACCAGGATTCCGTCCATGTGGACTATTAAATTGTGGAAATAG TTGCTTTGCCAATGTTGTTCTGCAGTGCCTTGCTTCTACTCGGCCTCTTGTTGCTTACCTGTTGGAGAAAGGGCATCGGAAAGAGT GCAGACGTAATGATTGGTGCTTTCTATGCGAACTTCAAACTCACATTGAAAGATCAAGCCAAAGTCATCATCCATTTTCACCAACTAATATTCTCTCACGGTTGCCTAATATTGGAGGTAATCTTGGTTATGGAAGACAGGAGGATGCTCATGAATTCATGAG GTTTGCTATTGATACAATGCAATCAGTCTGCCTTGATGAATTTGGTGGAGAAAAAGCAGTTGATCATAGCTCTCAAGAGACAACACTTATTCAGCACATATTTGGTGGTCATCTACAGTCGCAG GTGATTTGTACAAATTGCAATAAGATTTCAAATCAATGTGAAAATATGATggatttaactgttgaaattaaTGGAGATGCTTCATCGTTGGAGGAATGCCTTGATCAATTCACTGTTAAAGAGTGGCTTCATGGGGAAAATATGTACAAATGTGATGG TTGCAATGACTATGTCAAGGCATGGAAGCGGCTTACTATACGATGGGCTCCTAACATTCTTACAATTGCCTTAAAAAGATTTGAG AGTGGCCGGTTTGGGAAACTCAACAAAAGAGTTAGCTTTCCTGAGACATTAGATCTTACCTCTTACATGAGTGGGGATGGAGATGATACCAATGTGTACAAACTTTATGCAGTTGTTGTCCATTTGGATATGTTAAATGCATCCTTTTTTGGTCATTATATCTGCTATACCCAAGATTTCAATGGAAACTGGTATAGAATTGACGACTGTAAG GTTATGAGGGTTGAATTGGCAGAGGTCCTTTCTCAGGTTGCATATATGCTTTTATATAGCAG GGTTTCTGTACGCCCCTCATGTCTTAGAACTTCAGGAACTCAGGGGAATGATGAAGAGAAATCAATTAAAGCTTTAGTTGAACATTGTCCAAAGCAGCAAATTCAGTGCCTACCTGAAAATGAGTCCATCACTTCTAGTCTTTCTCCGTCCTTGTCATTGAATGGTAGTTTGCATTCAGAAATTCCTGGACTTAAAGTTGAGTCATCTACAGGAATGAATACTGATGCTCATCAGGATGGTGATGTGGTTAGTTTAAAGTCCAACTCCTCTCTTTCTGAGGAAGTTTCCTTCTGTGAAAACAATTCATGTTTACAGATTGATTCAGAAGTTATCCGAATAAATGGTGATGATATGGATAAGGTTAATTCTATAGCTGTGAGAGGAAATCCAGAGAATATGGATAGGATTAGTACTCTGCCATGTTCAACTGATATGAAGGGGATTTGCAGGTCTGACAAAGATCTATTTGATGCAACCAACTCCGAAGATATATAA
- the LOC107939428 gene encoding B3 domain-containing protein REM5, whose protein sequence is MSIALFSPTIPHFFQPLLPGFHLSIPLSFFKDYLKGQINCESAVLRSYGRTWSVKIRDRRFEDGWQDFARDHDLHVGDFLVFRYGGNMVFDVVVFDTSACQRQYPLLATQTQQTAKEIGKQHEKRTSTSVTLESPHFVSNLTLESMKSFRLNIPRKFARSNDLDRSCETVLVDEQGRSWMASIRLKDSDGQVYIGRGWRNICIGNSLGLKDCVKLELIGNGITPIFKLYKVASNSDAKKLPNCFGSNAGCSGGSTIILE, encoded by the exons ATGTCCATTGCTTTATTTTCTCCCACTATTCCTCACTTCTTCCAACCCCTCTTACCAGGCTTCCACCTT TCAATCCCTCTTTCATTTTTCAAGGACTACTTAAAGGGTCAAATTAACTGTGAAAGTGCCGTCCTGAGAAGCTATGGAAGAACATGGTCAGTGAAGATTAGAGACcggagatttgaagatgggtggCAAGATTTTGCACGAGACCATGATTTACATGTGGGCGATTTCTTGGTGTTCAGATATGGAGGAAATATGGtttttgatgttgtggtgttTGATACTAGTGCCTGTCAAAGACAATATCCACTATTAGCTACCCAAACCCAACAAACCGCAAAAGAGATTGGGA AACAACATGAGAAACGGACAAGCACTTCGGTCACCCTTGAAAGCCCTCATTTTGTGTCAAATTTGACCCTTGAATCCATGAAAAGCTTCAGACTG AATATTCCAAGAAAATTTGCAAGGTCCAATGATCTGGACAGATCTTGTGAGACGGTTCTTGTTGATGAACAAGGTCGGTCATGGATGGCAAGTATACGGCTCAAAGATTCAGACGGTCAAGTCTACATTGGACGCGGTTGGAGAAACATTTGCATTGGAAATAGCCTCGGTTTAAAGGATTGTGTCAAACTTGAGCTCATTGGAAATGGAATTACGCCTATATTTAAACTTTATA AGGTTGCAAGCAACTCAGATGCCAAAAAGTTGCCTAATTGTTTTGGTTCCAACGCTGGTTGTTCAGGAGGATCAACCATAATTTTAGAATGA
- the LOC107939411 gene encoding UDP-galactose/UDP-glucose transporter 7 — MDTSTVADGSSFLSLFAALSYGIASMAMVFINKAIIMQYAHSMTLLTLQQLATTLLIHFGRQMGYTRAKGVDITTARRLLPISLFYNANVAFALASLKGVNIPMYIAIKRLTPLAVLIAGFFSGKGKPTTQVTLSVVLTAVGVIVAAIGDFSFDLPGYTMALTSVFFQTMYLVLVEKSGAEEGLSSIEIMFYNSFLSLPFLLFLIIATGEFPNSLALLLAKSNSFSFLFILLLSLVMGIALNYTMFLCTIVNSALTTTIVGVLKGVGSTTLGFVLLGGVQVHGLNVTGLVINTTGGVWYSYAKYQQKKIKAHKVVMDLEAHRR, encoded by the exons ATGGATACCAGCACTGTTGCAGATGGCAGTTCCTTTTTAAG TTTGTTTGCAGCTTTATCATATGGGATTGCATCCATGGCTATGGTTTTTATCAATAAAGCAATTATTATGCAATATGCGCACTCCATGACCCTTCTTACTTTGCAG CAATTGGCAACTACCTTGCTCATTCACTTTGGTCGGCAAATGGGTTATACAAGAGCAAAAGGGGTTGATATTACCACAGCTAGAAGGCTTCTccctatttctttattttacaaCGCAAATGTGGCATTTGCTCTTGCAAGCTTGAAAGGCGTTAATATTCCTATGTATATTGCTATAAAGAGGCTCACACCACTTGCTGTTCTCATTGCTGGATTCTTTTCTGGAAAGGGAAAGCCTACAACTCAG GTGACCCTTTCGGTAGTTTTGACTGCTGTGGGAGTTATTGTAGCTGCCATTGGAGATTTTTCTTTCGACTTGCCCGGATACACCATGGCCCTAACTTCTGTGTTTTTCCAG ACCATGTACCTTGTGTTGGTGGAAAAGTCTGGTGCAGAGGAAGGGCTTTCTTCAATAGAGATAATGTTCTATAACAGTTTTCTTTCTCTTCCATTTTTGCTTTTTCTCATTATAGCGACAGGAGAGTTCCCAAATTCTTTGGCATTATTATTAGCAAAG AGCAATTCTTTCTCGTTTTTGTTCATCCTACTACTTTCATTGGTGATGGGGATCGCTCTTAACTACACCATGTTTTTGTGTACCATAGTTAACTCAGCTCTAACCACAACCATTGTTGGAGTACTCAAAGGTGTTGGATCCACG ACGCTTGGATTTGTGTTACTGGGAGGTGTGCAAGTTCATGGTTTGAACGTAACCGGATTGGTTATTAACACGACCGGTGGGGTGTGGTATTCTTACGCCAAATATCAGCAAAAGAAGATTAAAGCACACAAAGTGGTGATGGATTTGGAGGCTCATCGAAGATAA